In Candidatus Contubernalis alkalaceticus, the following proteins share a genomic window:
- the yunB gene encoding sporulation protein YunB, which translates to MFKRKSMFSLNRKKAAFLLMALMLFLFLRLMSYMEHRLRPTFLAAAVYYADMAAIEAINEAVYHEVAQSMLYDDLVKIQKDNTGKITMAQVNTPEVNRVMSLTTLKVQESLRSLQGEVIRLPLGQALGSYFLANLGPRIPVSLVPVGRVNTNIIDVFEEAGINQTRHKIYLDIIVEIQVVIPFVSSSTEVATKVPIAECLYQGEVPDTVINMQFPSTGLQMPLTEIP; encoded by the coding sequence ATGTTTAAAAGAAAGTCTATGTTTTCTTTAAATCGTAAAAAGGCCGCTTTTTTACTAATGGCTTTAATGTTATTTTTATTTTTAAGGCTGATGAGCTATATGGAACATAGACTTCGCCCTACTTTTTTGGCAGCAGCAGTTTATTATGCGGATATGGCCGCTATAGAAGCTATTAACGAGGCTGTTTATCATGAAGTGGCTCAGAGCATGCTTTATGACGATCTGGTAAAAATTCAAAAGGATAATACAGGTAAAATTACCATGGCTCAGGTTAATACTCCTGAAGTGAATCGAGTGATGAGCCTTACCACCTTAAAGGTTCAGGAAAGCCTCAGGTCCTTACAGGGCGAGGTAATCCGGCTGCCTTTGGGGCAGGCTCTGGGGAGTTATTTCCTGGCGAATTTAGGCCCTCGGATTCCGGTGTCCCTTGTTCCTGTGGGAAGGGTTAACACAAATATTATAGATGTTTTTGAAGAAGCCGGGATAAACCAAACCAGGCATAAGATCTATTTGGACATTATTGTAGAAATTCAGGTAGTTATCCCTTTTGTTTCTTCTTCTACAGAGGTGGCAACCAAGGTGCCTATCGCTGAGTGTCTATATCAGGGAGAAGTTCCGGATACAGTAATTAATATGCAGTTTCCATCCACTGGTTTACAGATGCCACTTACCGAAATTCCCTAA
- a CDS encoding CvpA family protein, with translation MSSWLDIAFLAIFLLSVFSGLKRGMIRQLCDLIGFIVSWVLALKLGPGVGEWLDSIFDISIFLRNIDNEIFSFLQFEEYVVTLMGVFWVLSLCGIFFMLLGRILCLVNSLPFIKQVNSALGAVLGGAKGILSILFIIIILNFLPLPAIIEAKETSTWFSSFEKYAMEIIDLGLESLTV, from the coding sequence ATGAGCAGTTGGCTGGATATTGCTTTCTTAGCAATTTTTTTGCTGAGTGTATTTTCCGGCTTAAAAAGAGGAATGATCCGACAGCTTTGTGATTTGATTGGTTTTATTGTTTCCTGGGTTTTAGCTCTAAAACTGGGCCCTGGGGTAGGGGAGTGGCTTGATAGTATTTTTGATATTAGTATTTTCTTAAGGAATATAGACAATGAAATTTTTAGTTTTCTTCAATTTGAGGAGTATGTGGTTACGCTGATGGGAGTATTTTGGGTTTTGTCTTTATGCGGAATCTTTTTTATGTTATTGGGGAGAATCCTATGCCTGGTCAACTCACTGCCCTTTATTAAGCAGGTTAATTCAGCCTTAGGCGCTGTATTAGGGGGAGCAAAAGGGATACTGTCTATCCTTTTTATTATTATTATTCTAAACTTTTTACCACTTCCAGCTATTATAGAGGCAAAAGAGACTTCGACTTGGTTTTCTTCCTTTGAGAAATATGCAATGGAAATAATTGATCTGGGCCTGGAGTCTTTAACTGTATAA
- a CDS encoding endonuclease MutS2 translates to MEKNLQIMEFDKILAMLSSKCDTILGKELAEDLRPVSDLSIVERWQKETTEGCSLLGQISIRLSGVTDIRSSLVRSQRGGTLNARQLREIADNLTACKRIKKQIQEYGTGSILSMTKVIEDFSSLEALLVRSINEEGEVTDAASVELAFVRRQKKISQVRIQRELEKFLRSSITSKYLQENIVTQRNDRYVVPVKIENKAQVPGIVHDQSASGATLFIEPMAVVEANNQLNQLRSSELKEIERILVSLSVQVSHWVESIREVLNIIAELDFILSKARLSLEMDANEPLLNENGYFRMVNARHPLLKVEVVPISLDLGDRHRTMVMTGPNTGGKTVALKTVGLLVLMTQAGLHVPAEAGTIIAVFDSVLADIGDEQNIEQSLSTFSGHMKNIVEILRKASANSIVLLDELGAGTDPAEGAALAMGILEQLHMLKVRTIATTHYSSLKSFAYDHQEMENASVEFDSLTLQPTFRVLQGVAGSSNAFEVASRLGLEEEVIEKAKMFLGDEQLKLKKLMENLEESQRKIHQNQRSMEEERNEIIRLKRQLEQDSLFLEQRKKEIIQKAREEALLIVNQAKRKTESMIKEMGKVSREQDWKKRNEVFQRLKEEFKNSQKQLIDEMDSMERQCQVPLENLDIGDLVFIKSMKQKGRVLELNEDSQEVVVQVGIMKICTDFSDLKGVHDKSQLPQTLESSAAPGLLFQKTMEIKTELDLRGTTLQEAVELVDKYFDDACLAGLGKVYLIHGKGTGALRKGLHEYLVSHNQVESFKLSEYGEGGSGVTVVSLR, encoded by the coding sequence ATGGAAAAAAATCTGCAAATAATGGAATTTGATAAAATTCTTGCGATGCTTTCTTCTAAGTGTGACACGATACTTGGAAAAGAACTGGCCGAAGACCTGCGGCCGGTATCAGATTTAAGTATTGTGGAGAGATGGCAGAAAGAAACTACGGAAGGCTGTAGTTTGTTGGGCCAAATTAGTATTCGTCTGTCGGGAGTGACAGACATTCGTTCTAGTTTGGTTCGAAGTCAAAGGGGAGGAACTCTTAACGCCAGACAGCTGCGGGAAATTGCAGATAATTTAACGGCATGTAAGAGAATAAAAAAACAAATTCAGGAATATGGGACCGGTAGTATTCTGTCTATGACTAAGGTTATAGAGGATTTTTCATCACTGGAAGCTCTTCTTGTCCGGAGCATTAATGAGGAGGGGGAAGTGACGGACGCTGCCTCTGTAGAACTTGCTTTTGTCCGGAGGCAGAAAAAAATTTCCCAGGTTCGAATCCAAAGAGAGTTGGAAAAGTTTCTAAGGAGCAGTATTACCAGCAAGTATTTACAAGAGAATATTGTTACTCAGCGTAATGACCGGTATGTGGTTCCGGTGAAGATAGAAAATAAAGCACAGGTGCCTGGTATTGTTCATGACCAATCTGCCAGTGGTGCCACTCTTTTTATTGAACCGATGGCAGTGGTGGAAGCCAATAATCAATTAAATCAGTTGAGGAGCAGTGAACTTAAAGAGATTGAGAGGATACTGGTTTCTCTCAGTGTTCAGGTATCTCACTGGGTAGAAAGCATAAGGGAAGTACTAAACATAATAGCTGAACTAGATTTTATCTTATCTAAGGCCAGGCTGAGCTTGGAGATGGACGCTAATGAACCGCTGTTAAATGAAAACGGTTATTTTAGAATGGTGAATGCCCGGCATCCCCTTTTGAAGGTAGAGGTTGTGCCGATATCGCTGGATTTGGGAGACAGGCACCGTACTATGGTAATGACCGGGCCTAATACCGGTGGCAAGACTGTTGCTTTGAAAACGGTAGGATTGTTAGTCTTGATGACTCAAGCGGGTCTTCATGTGCCCGCGGAAGCAGGAACTATTATAGCTGTATTTGACAGTGTTTTGGCAGATATTGGAGATGAACAGAACATTGAACAGTCTTTGAGCACCTTTTCGGGCCACATGAAAAATATTGTAGAAATATTGCGTAAAGCTTCAGCCAATTCTATAGTTCTTTTAGATGAACTGGGGGCTGGGACTGACCCTGCGGAGGGGGCCGCGCTGGCTATGGGGATATTGGAGCAGCTGCATATGTTGAAAGTTCGGACTATAGCTACAACCCATTACAGCAGTCTAAAGAGTTTTGCTTACGACCACCAGGAGATGGAGAATGCTTCTGTGGAATTTGATTCTCTTACTTTGCAACCTACTTTCAGAGTTCTTCAGGGGGTAGCTGGAAGCAGTAATGCCTTTGAGGTGGCATCTCGTTTGGGTCTTGAGGAAGAAGTGATTGAGAAAGCCAAAATGTTTTTAGGGGATGAACAGTTAAAATTAAAAAAATTGATGGAAAACTTAGAAGAGAGTCAGAGAAAAATTCATCAGAACCAGCGGTCCATGGAGGAGGAAAGGAATGAAATTATTCGCCTTAAAAGGCAGCTGGAACAGGATTCCTTATTCTTGGAGCAGAGAAAAAAGGAAATTATTCAAAAGGCCAGGGAAGAGGCACTTTTAATTGTTAATCAGGCGAAAAGAAAAACCGAAAGTATGATTAAGGAAATGGGGAAAGTGTCCCGGGAGCAGGATTGGAAGAAAAGGAATGAAGTTTTCCAAAGATTAAAAGAAGAATTCAAGAATTCTCAAAAACAATTGATTGATGAAATGGACAGTATGGAGCGCCAGTGTCAGGTTCCTCTGGAGAATTTAGATATTGGAGATTTAGTTTTTATTAAAAGTATGAAACAAAAAGGGAGAGTGCTGGAGTTAAATGAAGATAGTCAAGAAGTTGTTGTCCAGGTGGGGATCATGAAAATTTGCACTGATTTTTCTGATTTAAAAGGGGTTCACGATAAATCCCAGTTGCCACAGACTCTGGAAAGTAGTGCTGCTCCCGGGCTGCTGTTTCAAAAAACTATGGAGATAAAGACTGAACTGGATTTACGTGGGACTACTCTTCAAGAGGCGGTAGAATTGGTAGATAAATATTTTGATGACGCTTGTTTAGCTGGATTGGGCAAGGTTTATTTGATTCACGGTAAGGGGACAGGGGCTCTGCGGAAAGGACTACATGAATATTTAGTTTCTCATAATCAGGTTGAGTCATTCAAGTTGAGTGAATATGGAGAAGGGGGCAGCGGGGTTACTGTTGTGAGTCTGAGGTAA
- the pheT gene encoding phenylalanine--tRNA ligase subunit beta, protein MLVSYQWLKDYVDLQMGPEELAEKLTMSGIEVESVCSCNPGISNMVVGKVLSVKKHPEADKLFIVQVDIKDEISQIVAGIDNFQVGDLVPVAKPGAVLPGGFKIKKRKLKGVASSGMLCSAQELGLEMVHSYGILILEGDYPVGMEIEKVLGLDDCVLELGLTPNRSDCLGLLGVAYEVSAVTGAALKIDFPIFSTLKENIDDLAAVKIMDEDLCSRYTARIVRNITIKPSPLWLQTRLLAVGIRPINNIVDVTNYVMWECNQPLHGFDYDRIKDKSIIVRKAKAGEKLVTLDEQERKLDETMLVIADPSGPVALAGVMGGLSTEITEQTRTVLIESACFEPGSIRRTSRNLGLRSESSLRFERGTDPMGTRIAVDRAAQLMAELSSGQVVESTIDEYPRPVLNTLVQLRPERARKIIGLDISDAKIKEIMNNLHFESQESEGLLEIKIPTRRPDITGEIDLIEEIARIYGYEYIEASLPRGVITQGRKTREQKLEDMAKKFLTSCGLFEVITYSFIHPRQYDDLLLDPDDPLRKVVRIYNPLSEEQSVMRSTILGNLFNVIKYNHNRNLYDIKIFELGSVFIPQEDCKEALPQERNTLTMAITGKWGMESWGQKPNHVNYYHLKGILELFFEKMGLSNCRFSPVSHPSFHPGRAAELLIDGERIGILGEVHGDVMSEFDLDGKIYAAEIDFSSVYKHADININFKALPRYPAVLRDIALIIKEAVPADEISREIMKTGGELVENLTLFDLYHGEQVPSGCRSLAYSIVYRSRDKTLTDHEVNRLHQKIIDSLVNHFEARIRE, encoded by the coding sequence ATGCTTGTATCATACCAGTGGTTAAAAGATTATGTAGATTTGCAGATGGGTCCGGAGGAACTGGCAGAAAAATTAACTATGTCTGGAATTGAAGTAGAGTCTGTCTGCTCCTGTAATCCGGGAATCTCAAATATGGTGGTGGGGAAAGTCTTGTCTGTAAAAAAACACCCTGAAGCAGATAAATTGTTCATTGTACAGGTGGACATAAAGGATGAGATATCTCAGATTGTGGCGGGAATTGATAATTTTCAGGTGGGTGATTTGGTTCCGGTGGCAAAACCGGGAGCAGTGCTGCCCGGGGGTTTTAAAATCAAAAAGAGAAAACTTAAGGGAGTGGCCTCCTCCGGAATGCTGTGTTCCGCCCAAGAATTGGGGTTGGAAATGGTCCATAGTTACGGCATTCTGATCCTGGAGGGAGATTATCCCGTAGGCATGGAGATTGAAAAAGTCCTAGGGCTGGATGACTGTGTTCTGGAACTGGGACTTACTCCTAACCGTTCTGATTGTCTGGGGTTATTGGGGGTTGCTTATGAAGTTTCTGCCGTTACCGGAGCAGCCTTGAAAATTGATTTTCCTATATTTTCTACCCTGAAAGAAAATATAGATGATTTGGCAGCGGTAAAAATTATGGATGAAGATTTATGCTCTCGTTATACCGCGAGAATAGTGCGGAACATAACAATTAAACCATCCCCTCTGTGGCTGCAGACAAGGCTGCTGGCGGTGGGTATTAGGCCCATCAATAATATAGTAGATGTAACTAACTATGTAATGTGGGAATGCAATCAGCCTCTTCACGGGTTTGATTATGATCGGATTAAGGATAAAAGCATTATAGTAAGAAAAGCTAAAGCCGGAGAAAAGCTGGTGACCCTGGATGAACAGGAAAGAAAACTGGATGAAACCATGCTGGTTATTGCTGATCCCTCTGGCCCCGTGGCTTTGGCAGGGGTGATGGGTGGACTAAGCACGGAAATTACAGAGCAGACCCGAACTGTACTAATAGAGTCTGCCTGTTTTGAGCCAGGTTCTATTCGCAGGACATCTCGGAACCTGGGTCTCAGATCTGAGTCTTCTCTAAGATTTGAAAGGGGAACAGATCCAATGGGCACCCGTATAGCCGTTGATAGAGCAGCCCAGCTTATGGCAGAACTTTCTTCCGGTCAGGTTGTCGAGAGTACTATAGATGAATATCCGAGGCCGGTATTAAATACATTGGTCCAGTTAAGGCCGGAAAGGGCCAGAAAAATTATTGGCCTGGATATTTCTGATGCAAAAATCAAAGAAATCATGAATAATTTACATTTTGAAAGCCAGGAATCAGAAGGCCTGTTAGAAATTAAGATACCAACCCGGAGGCCGGATATAACTGGAGAGATTGATTTAATAGAAGAAATTGCTCGAATATATGGATATGAATATATTGAGGCCAGTCTGCCCCGGGGGGTTATAACCCAAGGGAGGAAAACCAGGGAACAAAAGCTTGAGGATATGGCAAAGAAATTTCTGACTTCATGTGGTCTTTTTGAAGTCATTACCTACTCTTTTATTCATCCTCGTCAGTATGATGATTTGCTGCTGGATCCAGATGATCCTTTAAGAAAAGTAGTTAGGATCTATAATCCCCTTTCTGAAGAACAGAGTGTAATGAGAAGCACTATTTTAGGAAATTTGTTCAATGTGATAAAATATAATCATAATAGAAATCTTTATGATATTAAAATATTTGAACTTGGTTCTGTATTTATCCCTCAGGAGGACTGCAAGGAGGCCCTTCCCCAGGAAAGAAATACACTAACCATGGCCATTACAGGGAAGTGGGGGATGGAGAGCTGGGGTCAAAAACCAAATCATGTTAACTATTATCATTTAAAAGGGATTTTGGAATTATTTTTTGAAAAAATGGGATTAAGTAACTGTAGGTTTTCTCCGGTAAGTCATCCATCCTTTCATCCCGGCAGAGCTGCGGAGCTTTTAATTGATGGAGAAAGAATAGGGATATTGGGTGAAGTTCATGGGGACGTGATGTCTGAGTTTGACCTGGATGGAAAAATTTATGCTGCAGAAATTGATTTTTCCTCTGTTTACAAACATGCAGATATTAATATAAACTTTAAGGCACTACCCAGATACCCTGCTGTTTTGAGGGATATTGCCCTCATCATCAAAGAAGCTGTTCCGGCAGATGAGATCAGCCGGGAAATTATGAAAACAGGAGGCGAACTGGTAGAGAATTTGACTTTGTTTGATCTTTATCACGGAGAACAGGTCCCTTCTGGATGCCGAAGTTTGGCTTACTCCATTGTCTATCGTTCCAGGGATAAAACCTTAACGGACCATGAAGTTAACCGTCTTCATCAAAAGATTATAGATTCTCTAGTGAATCACTTTGAGGCCCGTATACGGGAATAA
- the tyrS gene encoding tyrosine--tRNA ligase, with product MNAQQQFEIIKGGTVEILQEDDLLKKLEKSIKTGKPLIGKLGFDPSAPDLHLGHAVVLHKIKDFQDLGHDVVIILGDFTGRIGDPTGRSETRKQLTEEEVIVNAKTYQEQIFKILDPDKTRLVFNSEWLQELNFVDVIELSSKYTVARMLERDDFSKRFKENYPISIHEFFYPLMQGYDSVAIEADVEFGATEQKFNLLMGRHLQKEYGQQPQIAITMPILVGLDGVKKMSKSLGNYIGISEPPAEIYGKAMSIADEFMMEYFRLATRLDSQEILKFEEGLKSGELHPRDLKMKLARELVAMYYSESDALLAEQNFQKVFKQKEIPSEIPEVILEKESVWIVKLLTETGLVPSKSEARRMVKQGAVKFNGEKVTDIEGMLRMEDGAVLQVGKRKFVRVLLK from the coding sequence ATGAACGCACAGCAGCAATTTGAAATTATAAAAGGCGGCACCGTTGAAATCCTTCAAGAGGATGATCTTCTAAAGAAGCTGGAAAAATCAATTAAAACCGGGAAACCTCTTATTGGTAAGCTGGGGTTTGATCCTTCAGCTCCGGATTTGCACCTGGGACATGCGGTGGTCTTACATAAGATTAAAGATTTTCAGGATTTGGGCCACGATGTGGTGATTATTCTGGGGGATTTCACTGGACGGATTGGCGACCCTACCGGAAGGTCAGAGACTCGGAAGCAGTTGACAGAAGAAGAGGTAATTGTTAATGCTAAAACTTATCAGGAACAAATTTTTAAAATATTAGACCCAGATAAGACCCGGTTAGTTTTTAATAGTGAATGGCTGCAAGAACTTAATTTTGTTGATGTAATAGAGCTTTCATCTAAATATACAGTGGCCAGAATGCTGGAAAGGGATGATTTTTCTAAACGTTTTAAAGAAAATTACCCCATCAGCATACATGAATTTTTTTATCCCTTAATGCAGGGGTATGATTCTGTGGCAATAGAGGCAGATGTTGAATTTGGAGCTACAGAGCAAAAATTCAATCTTTTAATGGGAAGGCATTTGCAAAAAGAATACGGACAGCAGCCCCAAATAGCCATTACTATGCCCATTCTGGTAGGACTGGATGGGGTTAAAAAAATGAGTAAAAGTTTGGGTAATTACATTGGGATCAGTGAACCCCCAGCAGAAATATATGGAAAGGCTATGTCGATTGCTGATGAGTTCATGATGGAATACTTTCGTTTAGCTACCCGTCTGGACTCACAGGAGATATTGAAGTTTGAGGAGGGGCTAAAATCTGGAGAGCTCCATCCCAGGGATTTAAAAATGAAGTTAGCCCGGGAATTGGTTGCCATGTATTACAGTGAATCAGATGCATTATTGGCGGAACAAAACTTTCAAAAAGTTTTTAAACAGAAAGAAATACCTTCAGAAATACCTGAAGTAATCCTGGAAAAAGAAAGTGTCTGGATAGTTAAATTACTGACCGAAACTGGACTGGTACCCTCCAAAAGCGAAGCCCGTCGAATGGTAAAACAGGGGGCAGTTAAATTTAATGGAGAAAAAGTCACGGATATTGAAGGAATGCTTAGGATGGAAGATGGAGCAGTATTGCAGGTAGGAAAAAGGAAATTTGTTCGTGTTCTCCTAAAATAA
- a CDS encoding DNA-3-methyladenine glycosylase — MKKILKNFYYDNTVDVARRLLGKILVHSTSEGLLMGKIVETEAYLSRDDPACHAAKGKTKRNEVMFGPPGNAYVYLIYGMYYCFNVVTRKEGVGEAVLIRAMEPLEGIMEMLKRRGISKVENLTNGPGKLCQAMGINKLHNGISLTDSELFIMDTKANAKTFEIASSPRIGIKTGKDLLLRFYISNNPFVSSMPSVPRGRFS; from the coding sequence ATGAAAAAAATTTTGAAAAATTTTTATTACGACAATACAGTTGATGTAGCCCGCAGGCTTTTAGGGAAGATTTTAGTTCACTCAACGTCGGAGGGGTTATTAATGGGTAAGATTGTGGAGACAGAAGCGTATCTCAGCAGGGATGATCCCGCCTGTCATGCTGCAAAGGGGAAAACAAAGCGGAATGAAGTCATGTTTGGCCCACCTGGGAACGCTTATGTTTATTTAATTTATGGGATGTATTACTGTTTCAATGTAGTAACCCGGAAAGAAGGGGTAGGAGAGGCAGTTTTAATTAGAGCAATGGAACCTCTGGAGGGAATTATGGAGATGCTAAAAAGACGAGGAATTTCAAAGGTAGAGAATTTGACCAATGGCCCTGGAAAGCTGTGTCAAGCTATGGGCATAAATAAGCTGCACAACGGAATAAGTTTAACCGATAGTGAACTTTTTATTATGGATACTAAAGCAAATGCTAAGACTTTTGAAATTGCATCAAGTCCCCGCATCGGCATAAAAACCGGTAAGGATTTATTGTTGCGTTTTTATATATCTAACAACCCTTTTGTGTCAAGTATGCCAAGCGTGCCAAGGGGACGGTTCTCTTGA
- a CDS encoding transglycosylase domain-containing protein codes for MAKVDEPKDNQKKGNEKKENSTGGLMGKVLRLSFRTLFILLLIVIFVAGGCGLNIVLSSFKDAPDFDPRNFQQPLTSYIYDMNEIEVARLHDGHNRIEMPLREMPLYLQQAFIAIEDESFYDHIGISPKDIIRAAYNNFRKRDLTDHGGSTITQQLIKNAFLTPDKNYTRKLQEAWLAIKMEQQFSKEEILEFYLNIIYFDYQNYGVQAAAQDYFEKDVGELSLAEAAMLAGIPRNPGFYSPRRNFQESKKRQELVLNQMVEYNYISQQEADKAKKEEIEIFPSKRKSYDNPYFIDYVELEARRILADLDIYEDPYLAMNRGGLKIYTTLEPEIQKIVEDVLDNEKYYPRTIEDEKGKLQPQAAAVLAEPETGHIKALVGGRDYGLHNQDLRYLSERQPGSSTKPVLGYAPAFEENLLFPGSVLDDAPTAFGNYFPENYGLTFQGLMTVRHAVARSRNVPAVKAYEIVTPEVGMAYAEKLGITTFRPQDEGGLALVLGGFTTGVMPIDMAQVFAVFANKGVKIPITTILHIEDHQGKEIYSYRPKSEVVLSEVTSFLITDVLRDVTRGIGTAARLSAVGRPIAGKTGTTSDNKDGWMVSYTPDYVLSTWIGYDLLTMGSIDGAPGYCVSMSIDIMKQVHEGLPVRNFESPGGISRVSICTKSGHLPSEHCPAEHIASELFPRGYEPKETCNVHVAVEVCAESGLLAGEYCPNITIQYFFQRVIPFIATDHRWRGAVGRIPADAGDGSQPPTETCNIHDERSLAPVGLSLSSNPEGNQVHLTWSYPSAHYFGFNIYRSTDNVNFQRLNGNIIHSNSFTDSTTAPQTTYYYRIMAVNEHGVESQPLHGSITTTKETPTPPPDPDPPVEPDPDPPVDPPIDPPDNGNGNDNGDENGNGNGSGNR; via the coding sequence ATGGCGAAGGTTGATGAGCCCAAGGACAACCAGAAAAAAGGTAATGAAAAAAAAGAAAATAGTACAGGCGGGTTGATGGGCAAAGTCCTTCGTTTGTCTTTTCGGACTTTATTTATCTTATTATTAATTGTAATATTTGTTGCAGGAGGATGTGGACTTAATATAGTTCTATCCAGCTTTAAAGATGCTCCAGATTTTGATCCAAGGAATTTTCAGCAGCCACTAACTTCGTATATCTATGATATGAACGAAATTGAAGTTGCTAGATTACACGACGGTCACAACCGCATTGAAATGCCGCTTCGTGAAATGCCATTATACTTACAACAAGCTTTTATCGCTATTGAAGACGAAAGTTTTTATGATCACATAGGAATCAGTCCCAAAGATATCATAAGAGCAGCTTATAATAACTTTCGTAAGCGGGATTTAACAGACCACGGCGGCAGCACCATTACCCAGCAGCTGATAAAAAACGCTTTTCTTACACCGGACAAAAACTATACCAGAAAACTTCAGGAAGCATGGCTGGCCATTAAAATGGAACAGCAGTTCAGCAAGGAAGAAATTCTTGAATTTTATTTAAACATCATTTATTTTGATTACCAGAATTATGGCGTACAAGCAGCTGCCCAGGATTATTTTGAAAAAGATGTAGGAGAATTATCCCTGGCTGAAGCTGCTATGCTGGCAGGGATTCCAAGAAATCCGGGTTTTTATTCTCCCCGAAGAAATTTCCAGGAATCAAAAAAACGCCAGGAACTAGTTCTAAATCAAATGGTAGAGTATAACTATATTTCCCAGCAGGAAGCAGATAAAGCCAAGAAAGAAGAAATAGAAATATTTCCTTCTAAAAGAAAATCTTATGACAATCCATATTTTATAGATTACGTTGAACTGGAAGCCCGCAGAATACTGGCGGATCTAGATATTTATGAAGACCCGTATTTAGCTATGAACCGGGGAGGTTTAAAAATATATACTACCCTGGAACCAGAAATTCAAAAAATAGTAGAGGATGTCTTGGATAACGAGAAATATTACCCCCGGACTATTGAAGACGAAAAGGGGAAACTGCAGCCCCAGGCAGCAGCAGTTCTGGCTGAACCGGAAACAGGACATATTAAGGCCCTGGTAGGGGGTAGAGATTACGGCCTGCACAATCAAGACCTGAGATACTTAAGCGAACGACAGCCTGGCTCCTCCACCAAACCAGTTTTAGGCTATGCACCGGCTTTTGAAGAGAATCTCTTATTCCCGGGTTCCGTACTGGATGATGCCCCTACTGCCTTTGGCAATTACTTCCCTGAAAACTACGGTTTAACTTTTCAGGGGCTGATGACAGTAAGGCATGCTGTAGCTCGTTCTCGGAACGTTCCAGCAGTAAAGGCTTATGAAATTGTAACTCCTGAAGTTGGAATGGCCTACGCTGAAAAATTAGGTATAACTACCTTTCGCCCACAGGACGAAGGAGGACTTGCCTTGGTATTAGGAGGTTTTACCACCGGGGTAATGCCTATAGACATGGCCCAGGTTTTTGCAGTCTTTGCCAACAAAGGAGTAAAAATACCCATTACTACTATTCTGCATATAGAAGACCACCAGGGAAAAGAGATATACAGTTATAGGCCAAAGTCTGAAGTAGTGCTCAGTGAAGTTACATCGTTTCTAATAACCGATGTGTTACGGGATGTTACCCGGGGTATTGGAACAGCCGCAAGACTCAGCGCAGTAGGTAGGCCCATTGCTGGAAAAACCGGTACCACCAGCGATAATAAAGACGGCTGGATGGTTTCTTATACTCCAGACTATGTGCTCTCTACCTGGATTGGTTATGACCTGCTGACCATGGGAAGCATAGACGGCGCCCCTGGATATTGTGTCTCTATGTCCATTGATATTATGAAACAAGTTCATGAAGGTCTGCCGGTACGAAACTTTGAATCCCCAGGAGGAATATCCAGGGTAAGCATATGCACTAAATCAGGACATCTTCCCTCGGAGCACTGTCCTGCGGAGCACATCGCCAGCGAACTGTTCCCCCGGGGATATGAGCCTAAAGAAACCTGTAATGTCCACGTTGCCGTGGAAGTATGTGCTGAATCAGGCCTCCTGGCCGGAGAATACTGTCCAAATATAACAATACAGTACTTTTTTCAAAGGGTCATACCTTTTATAGCTACAGACCATCGTTGGAGAGGGGCTGTGGGTAGAATACCTGCCGATGCTGGTGACGGATCTCAACCTCCTACGGAAACCTGTAATATACATGATGAAAGATCTTTAGCTCCCGTTGGATTATCTTTATCCAGCAATCCTGAGGGGAATCAAGTTCATCTCACATGGAGTTACCCCAGCGCACATTACTTTGGTTTTAATATTTATCGAAGCACAGATAATGTTAATTTCCAACGACTGAACGGTAATATTATTCATTCTAACAGCTTTACTGATTCAACAACAGCACCCCAAACAACCTATTATTACCGAATTATGGCAGTTAATGAACATGGAGTGGAATCCCAACCTCTACACGGTTCTATTACTACTACCAAAGAGACTCCAACCCCACCGCCGGATCCTGATCCACCGGTAGAACCAGATCCTGATCCACCAGTGGATCCACCAATAGATCCGCCTGATAATGGCAATGGAAATGATAATGGTGATGAAAATGGGAACGGCAATGGAAGTGGTAATAGATAA
- a CDS encoding cell division protein ZapA encodes MSENKNKVKVNIYGEDYTIRSSLPVNYMKRLADYVNSKMNEVSGSSTSGIGMHKIAILAALNLSDEIYNLKREVKKLNNKLEEKNIKPGDLE; translated from the coding sequence ATGAGTGAAAATAAAAACAAGGTCAAAGTGAATATTTACGGGGAAGATTACACCATAAGAAGCAGCCTGCCTGTCAATTATATGAAAAGATTGGCAGATTACGTGAATTCAAAAATGAATGAGGTTTCCGGTTCCAGCACCAGCGGTATTGGGATGCACAAGATTGCCATTCTGGCTGCCCTTAATTTAAGTGACGAAATCTATAATTTAAAACGGGAAGTAAAAAAACTAAATAACAAGCTGGAGGAGAAAAATATAAAGCCTGGTGATTTAGAATGA